In Colletotrichum destructivum chromosome 8, complete sequence, the following proteins share a genomic window:
- a CDS encoding Putative isochorismatase yields the protein MPQDRFRPALIVVDFQEDFCPPHGSLAVANGRDIHPVVNSMLRWPFATKIATKDWHPPDHVSFASNHEGKQPFVDMVDIVNPRNGAETFRTRMWPVHCVQGTPGAALVPELDASAVDIVLEKGQNSNVEMYSAFYDPFQSPRVSDTGLAEALRDKGITDVYVVGLAGDYCVKWTALDANKEGFRTFIVEEGTRPVDAERWDECKGELEASGVRIVSVEGPEVRRVVTAGRE from the exons atgccgCAGGACCGGTTCCGGCCGGCGCTTATTGTCGTCGACTTCCAGGAGGATTTTTGCCCGCCG CATGGCTCACTCGCTGTGGCCAACGGACGCGACATCCACCCGGTCGTCAACTCAATGCTGCGCTGGCCGTTCGCGACAAAGATCGCCACCAAGGACTGGCACCCGCCGGACCACGTCTCGTTCGCCTCGAACCATGAGGGGAAGCAGCCGTTCGTCGACATGGTCGACATTGTCAACCCGcgcaacggcgccgagacGTTCCGCACGCGGATGTGGCCGGTGCACTGCGTGCAGGGGacgcccggcgccgccctcgtgccGGAGCTggacgcctcggccgtcgacatcgtcctcgagaAGGGCCAGAACAGCAACGTCGAGATGTACAGCGCCTTCTACGACCCCTTTCAGTCGCCGCGGGTGTCGGACACCGGGCTCGCGGAGGCCCTCAGGGACAAGGGCATTACGGACGTCTACGTGGTCGGGCTGGCTGGCGATTACTGCGTCAAGTGGACCGCGCTGGATGCGAACAAGGAAGGCTTCCGGACCTTCATCGTCGAAGAGGGCACGAGACCGGTGGATGCTGAGAGATGGGATGAGTGCAAGGGCGAGTTGGAGGCCAGCGGGGTCAGGATTGTCAGCGTCGAGGGGCCGGAGGTCCGGAGGGTTGTCACGGCAGGACGGGAATGA
- a CDS encoding Putative S1/P1 nuclease, phospholipase C/P1 nuclease domain superfamily: protein MRLSTALLAAAVQPAFAWGNVGHRTVGYLAEKHLTDEAAAVFGELLANDRNYDFSDAATWADTLRGHMGWASKYHYINPPDDPPRVCGMKYPQDCPSSGCVISAIQNYTSQILDTSLPHVNRKNATMFVIHFLGDIHQPLHATGILRGGNDIRPVCWRRQPHNGVCTGPMSLHSVWDTQIPHRIRGLPPHVRPSDEKVAAAAWADELYLRQEQAGVNATAGHCVDLDTGACALGWASESNAFVCSHVLKPGLAWLKGNDLSEGYFEENWEVVEEVIGKAGVRLGAWLNAIAERLASEKAPVFEDL from the exons ATGCGTTTATCAACCGCCCTTTTGGCAGCGGCCGTCCAGCCGGCGTTCGCCTGGGGTAACGTCGGTCATCGCACCGTTGGCTACCTTGCCGAGAAACACTTGAccgacgaagccgccgccgtcttcggggAGCTCCTCGCCAACGACCGCAACTACGACTTTTCCGATGCCGCGACGTGGGCGGACACGCTTCGGGGCCACATGGGCTGGGCGAGCAAGTATCACTACATCA ATCCCCCCGATGACCCGCCTCGTGTATGCGGCATGAAGTATCCCCAAGACTGCCCGTCGAGCGGCTGCGTCATATCCGCCATTCAGAACTAC ACCTCCCAGATCCTTGACACCTCGCTGCCGCACGTCAACCGCAAGAACGCAACCATGTTTGTTATCCACTTCCTCGGCGACATTCACCAGCCCCTGCACGCCACCGGTATcctccgcggcggcaacgacaTCCGCCCCGTCTGCTGGCGCCGCCAACCGCACAACGGCGTCTGTACGGGGCCCATGAGCCTGCACTCCGTCTGGGACACGCAGATTCCGCACCGCATCCGCGGACTGCCGCCGCACGTGCGCCCGTCAGATGAGAAggtcgccgcggcggcgtgggccgACGAGCTGTACCTCCGGCAGGAGCAGGCCGGGGTGAACGCCACGGCGGGGCACtgcgtcgacctcgacacgGGGGCATGCGCGCTGGGGTGGGCGAGCGAGTCCAACGCCTTCGTGTGCTCGCATGTGCTCAAGCCCGGGCTGGCATGGCTGAAGGGGAATGACTTGAGCGAGGGATACTTTGAGGAGAACTGGGAGgtggtcgaggaggtcatCGGGAAGGCGGGCGTGAGGCTCGGCGCATGGCTAAACGCCATCGCGGAGAGGCTGGCCAGCGAGAAGGCGCCCGTGTTTGAGGATCTCTGA